One window of Pseudacidobacterium ailaaui genomic DNA carries:
- a CDS encoding CocE/NonD family hydrolase → MDLRHSFAALLLASSLCSAPLAYPQSSGKYVGQYRDDAEPEIVYSFFQEGQDLALEGRRIPRTPLHAISQNVFTAPENKARFVFLTGAGGEVRGLRYIVEGPHGKEESTATRISGQPEHNHFRPYSREEVMIPMRDGVRLHAVILRPTDTNRPLPFLMQRTPYGVDGSTSDSINSRYTELAQSGYIFVMEDIRGRYGSEGKFLMNRPIADHHDPNSPNENWIDETTDAYDTVAWLIKNVPDNNGRVGVLGISYPGFLAIESGIDPHPAVKAISPQAPMTNLWIGDDFFHNGAWRQSYGYDYAIGLETSKENAFSKLKEDAYDFFLSAGSLAGDIRRANVGVLPTWQGFLDHPAYDHYWQVRAVETHLTKVNVPTLEVGGWWDQEDMWGPQAEYAALKPHDAHHEVFLVLGPWNHGEWARTTRHLGDLDFGAATTDQFRAQIEAPFFAHYLKDEGSFDLEDTASFQTGTNRWMRYSHWPPKESVERDLYLASDGSLSFDKPKGDDASSFLSYVSDPADPVPYRRRPIEATYAPGGSGWYTWLVQDQRFLGNRKDIATWTTPVLDHDVTVTGDVVADLFASTSGTDSDWVVKLIDVYPDDPSLGKMSGAELMIADEIFRGRYRKSYEHPEAIPANQPEEYKFSLHGADHVFLKGHRIMVQVQSTWFPLYDRNPQTFVPNIMTASPSDYKPATQRIYGSAQHPSHLVLPIPAK, encoded by the coding sequence ATGGATCTCCGCCACAGTTTCGCCGCCCTCCTTCTGGCTTCCTCTCTTTGCTCCGCACCCCTGGCCTATCCGCAATCATCCGGTAAATACGTTGGCCAGTATCGCGACGATGCGGAGCCGGAGATTGTCTACTCCTTTTTCCAGGAAGGGCAGGACCTTGCTCTTGAAGGCCGCCGTATCCCGCGCACGCCGCTGCACGCCATCTCACAGAACGTCTTTACTGCGCCGGAAAACAAGGCGCGTTTTGTCTTCCTCACTGGAGCAGGCGGGGAGGTCCGCGGTCTCCGTTACATCGTCGAAGGCCCCCACGGCAAAGAAGAATCTACTGCTACCCGCATCAGCGGTCAACCGGAGCATAACCATTTCCGTCCTTACAGCCGCGAGGAAGTCATGATTCCGATGCGGGACGGGGTCCGCCTTCATGCTGTCATCCTGCGCCCCACGGACACGAACCGGCCCCTTCCCTTCCTGATGCAGCGCACACCCTACGGCGTAGACGGCTCCACTTCTGATTCCATCAACTCCCGCTACACTGAGCTGGCGCAGAGCGGTTACATCTTTGTCATGGAAGACATCCGTGGACGCTATGGCTCTGAGGGCAAGTTCCTGATGAACCGCCCCATTGCAGACCACCACGACCCCAACTCCCCAAACGAAAACTGGATTGACGAAACCACCGACGCCTACGACACGGTCGCCTGGCTCATCAAAAATGTCCCTGACAACAATGGTCGCGTCGGCGTGCTAGGCATTTCCTATCCCGGCTTTCTAGCCATCGAGTCCGGCATCGACCCGCATCCGGCGGTGAAAGCCATCTCGCCGCAGGCCCCCATGACCAACCTCTGGATCGGCGACGATTTCTTCCACAATGGCGCATGGCGCCAGAGTTATGGATATGACTATGCCATTGGCCTTGAGACCAGCAAAGAAAACGCCTTCAGCAAGCTGAAGGAAGACGCCTATGATTTCTTCCTCTCCGCCGGCTCCCTTGCCGGCGATATCAGGAGAGCAAATGTCGGTGTGCTGCCCACCTGGCAGGGATTCCTCGACCACCCCGCTTATGACCATTACTGGCAGGTGCGCGCCGTGGAGACCCACCTGACCAAAGTAAACGTGCCGACCCTCGAAGTCGGCGGGTGGTGGGACCAGGAAGACATGTGGGGCCCGCAGGCCGAGTACGCAGCTCTCAAGCCGCATGATGCGCACCACGAAGTCTTTCTCGTCCTCGGCCCTTGGAACCACGGAGAATGGGCGCGCACGACGCGCCATCTCGGAGACCTGGATTTTGGCGCCGCCACCACCGACCAGTTTCGCGCGCAGATCGAAGCCCCCTTCTTTGCGCACTACCTCAAAGATGAAGGCAGCTTCGACCTGGAGGACACCGCGTCTTTCCAGACCGGGACCAATCGCTGGATGCGCTACAGCCACTGGCCCCCGAAGGAGTCGGTTGAGCGCGACCTTTATCTTGCATCGGATGGCTCGCTCAGCTTCGACAAGCCAAAGGGCGATGATGCATCCAGCTTCCTCAGCTATGTCTCAGACCCTGCGGACCCTGTGCCTTACCGCCGGCGTCCCATTGAAGCCACCTACGCCCCTGGAGGCTCAGGATGGTACACCTGGCTTGTCCAGGACCAGCGCTTTCTGGGCAACCGCAAAGACATCGCCACTTGGACGACGCCTGTTCTTGACCATGATGTTACGGTTACCGGCGACGTTGTCGCAGACCTTTTTGCCTCTACCTCTGGCACCGATTCTGACTGGGTCGTCAAGCTGATCGATGTCTATCCCGACGATCCCTCGCTGGGCAAAATGTCCGGGGCAGAGTTGATGATTGCCGACGAAATCTTCCGCGGCCGCTACCGCAAGAGCTATGAGCACCCTGAAGCCATTCCCGCAAACCAGCCGGAAGAATACAAGTTCAGCCTGCACGGTGCCGACCACGTCTTCCTGAAAGGACACCGCATCATGGTGCAGGTGCAGAGCACGTGGTTTCCACTCTACGACCGCAACCCGCAAACCTTTGTGCCCAACATCATGACCGCCTCGCCCTCTGACTACAAACCGGCCACCCAGCGCATCTATGGCTCGGCCCAGCACCCCTCGCACCTGGTCCTTCCCATCCCTGCGAAGTAA
- a CDS encoding MBL fold metallo-hydrolase — protein sequence MILETFPVGILQCNCTIVGDENTGEALVIDPGDEISRILERLRLHRLKLKQIVVTHAHIDHVGGAQKLKQATGAPILLNQNDLPLLQMMEMQAGWLGVPTPDVAPPDASAEDALIIGLEQYPAQILHTPGHTPGSICLYFQPQDLLIAGDTLFAGSIGRTDLPGGDHRKILRSIHDRLLVLPGKTRVVPGHGPATTIEEEAESNPFLQN from the coding sequence ATGATTCTGGAAACCTTCCCCGTCGGGATCCTCCAGTGCAACTGCACCATCGTGGGCGATGAAAATACAGGCGAAGCCCTGGTCATTGATCCCGGCGATGAGATCTCCCGTATTCTGGAACGGCTACGCCTGCATCGCCTCAAACTGAAGCAGATTGTGGTGACCCACGCGCACATTGACCACGTGGGCGGCGCGCAGAAGCTCAAACAGGCCACCGGGGCCCCCATCCTGCTCAACCAGAATGACCTCCCGCTCCTGCAGATGATGGAAATGCAGGCCGGATGGCTGGGCGTACCCACCCCCGACGTGGCCCCACCCGATGCCAGCGCCGAAGATGCCCTCATCATCGGGCTGGAACAGTACCCGGCCCAGATTCTGCATACCCCCGGCCACACCCCCGGAAGCATCTGCCTCTACTTTCAGCCGCAGGATCTCCTCATCGCGGGCGATACCCTTTTTGCCGGATCCATCGGGAGAACAGACCTCCCCGGAGGAGACCACCGTAAAATCCTGCGCTCGATCCATGACCGCCTGCTCGTTCTTCCCGGAAAGACCCGGGTGGTTCCCGGCCATGGACCGGCTACGACCATCGAAGAAGAAGCCGAATCCAACCCCTTCCTTCAGAATTAA
- the dnaJ gene encoding molecular chaperone DnaJ gives MSRTSNVTKADYYEILGVSRSASEQELKAAYRKLAMKYHPDRNPGNKEAEEKFKECSEAYQVLSDPQKRAAYDRYGHAGVSGAAASNGDPFAGMPDLGDIFGDFFGEVFNMGGGGRRASRAQRGRDVRVDLTIEFEDAVFGKETQVTVRRMEACESCHGTGTADGRGPSVCPQCQGRGQVRFQQGFFSIARTCSACSGSGTVISDPCRTCRGDGRVERQRTIQVTVPAGVEEGTRIRYQGEGDAGRYGGPSGDLYILLSVKPHAFFERDGNDLHCVVPVSFPQAALGDEISIPTLEGDTVLRIPEGTQSGQEFRIRGKGIPYLNEHGRGDLIVQVVVQTPKKLTKVQKELLRQLSESLTVENKPTSRSLFSKVKEMFS, from the coding sequence ATGAGCCGGACATCCAACGTGACAAAAGCCGATTATTACGAAATTCTGGGTGTCTCCCGCAGCGCCTCTGAACAGGAGCTGAAGGCCGCCTATCGCAAGCTCGCCATGAAGTACCACCCGGACCGCAATCCGGGAAACAAGGAGGCGGAAGAGAAGTTCAAGGAGTGCAGCGAGGCCTACCAGGTGCTCTCAGACCCGCAAAAGCGCGCCGCCTATGACCGCTATGGCCATGCGGGCGTCAGTGGTGCAGCTGCCTCCAATGGCGACCCCTTCGCCGGTATGCCGGACCTGGGCGACATCTTTGGGGACTTCTTTGGTGAGGTCTTCAACATGGGCGGGGGCGGTCGCCGTGCTTCGCGCGCCCAGCGGGGACGCGACGTTCGAGTGGACCTGACCATCGAATTCGAAGACGCCGTCTTCGGCAAGGAGACCCAGGTCACCGTCCGCCGCATGGAGGCCTGCGAAAGCTGCCACGGCACCGGCACCGCCGACGGGCGCGGACCGTCCGTCTGCCCACAGTGCCAGGGCCGCGGCCAGGTCCGCTTTCAGCAGGGCTTCTTCTCCATCGCCCGCACCTGTTCGGCCTGCTCCGGCTCCGGCACCGTCATCTCTGACCCATGCCGCACCTGTCGCGGCGATGGCCGTGTCGAACGCCAGCGCACCATCCAGGTCACCGTTCCTGCCGGGGTGGAAGAGGGCACGCGGATCCGCTATCAGGGAGAGGGTGATGCGGGACGCTATGGCGGCCCCTCCGGCGACCTTTATATTTTGCTCTCGGTCAAGCCGCACGCCTTTTTTGAGCGCGACGGCAATGATCTGCATTGTGTGGTCCCGGTGTCCTTCCCACAGGCAGCACTGGGCGATGAGATCAGCATTCCGACCCTCGAAGGAGATACCGTCCTCCGCATACCCGAGGGCACGCAGAGCGGGCAGGAATTCCGCATCCGCGGCAAGGGCATTCCCTACCTCAATGAACATGGACGGGGAGACCTCATCGTCCAGGTCGTGGTGCAGACCCCGAAGAAGCTCACGAAAGTGCAGAAGGAGCTCCTGCGCCAGCTCTCCGAATCGCTCACCGTGGAAAACAAGCCCACCTCCCGCAGCCTGTTTTCCAAAGTAAAGGAAATGTTCAGTTGA
- a CDS encoding nucleotide exchange factor GrpE: MSRKIVEAPQTTAPQTAPEDQQASTAENTQPEPIVPVETSHVPQEEYDRLKAERDSLVDRLARLQAEFENYRKREARERAEFRDFATASAVEQFLPVLDNFQLALKSSGTVEQLRAGVELIVRQMEEALRSLQVQPVEAVGTVFNPHLHEALETVERADLPDHQVFEEVRRGYRMKERLLRPALVRVVSNPQQKEA, from the coding sequence ATGAGCAGGAAAATAGTCGAAGCACCCCAGACAACAGCCCCGCAGACAGCTCCGGAGGACCAGCAGGCCAGCACCGCGGAAAACACGCAGCCTGAACCCATCGTGCCCGTGGAAACATCTCATGTTCCACAAGAGGAATATGACCGCCTGAAGGCCGAGCGCGACTCGTTGGTAGACCGCCTTGCCCGTCTCCAGGCCGAATTTGAAAATTACCGCAAGCGTGAGGCCCGGGAGCGTGCGGAATTCCGCGATTTCGCCACCGCCAGTGCGGTCGAGCAGTTCCTCCCCGTGCTGGACAATTTTCAGCTCGCGCTCAAGTCCTCCGGGACGGTCGAACAGCTTCGCGCGGGCGTGGAATTGATCGTCCGGCAGATGGAAGAGGCCCTGCGCTCACTCCAGGTGCAGCCCGTGGAAGCTGTCGGTACCGTGTTCAATCCCCACCTTCATGAGGCCCTGGAGACAGTCGAGCGCGCCGACCTTCCGGACCATCAGGTCTTTGAAGAAGTCCGTCGCGGATATCGTATGAAGGAGCGGCTGCTGCGGCCGGCCCTTGTCCGTGTCGTCAGCAATCCGCAGCAGAAAGAAGCATGA
- the hrcA gene encoding heat-inducible transcriptional repressor HrcA, which translates to MSSELRISPRDRQVLNAVIEIYIATGEPVASQAVARKCGEKEGMSAATIRNVMASLDEAGLLEQPHTSAGRIPTARAFRFYVSQLPHTTASAPLTPQRQEQIEDSFAGITSSQQFLERTSHVLALISSGVGVALAPVTDLHALEHIHFSRLTAGRVLAVVVTKAGLVLDRVLVLDHDLGQAELELAARFLNENFHGWSMERIRAELVRRMEQERNEYDRLMRSLGELYRKGALHTDASGQSLFVEGVANLLASELDRERLQQLLRALETRQRVVELLNAYVDARQQTVRVVVGLEETLPEMQDLVLIGAPARLDGSHFGAVAVIGPTRMRYQETINAVSYIAQLSDRIFQPPQ; encoded by the coding sequence ATGTCTTCCGAGCTGCGGATCAGCCCGCGTGACCGGCAGGTGCTCAACGCCGTCATCGAAATCTATATCGCCACCGGAGAACCAGTGGCCTCGCAGGCCGTTGCGCGCAAATGCGGCGAGAAGGAAGGCATGAGCGCTGCCACGATCCGCAACGTCATGGCCTCCCTTGACGAGGCCGGACTACTGGAGCAGCCTCACACCTCCGCCGGGCGGATTCCCACGGCCCGCGCCTTCCGCTTCTACGTCTCCCAGCTTCCTCATACCACCGCCTCTGCGCCGCTCACGCCGCAAAGGCAGGAGCAGATTGAGGACAGCTTTGCCGGCATCACCAGCAGCCAGCAGTTCCTGGAGCGCACCTCTCATGTGCTGGCCCTGATTTCGAGCGGCGTCGGCGTGGCCCTGGCCCCAGTCACCGACCTCCACGCGCTGGAGCATATCCACTTCAGCCGCCTCACAGCCGGGCGCGTCCTCGCCGTGGTCGTCACAAAGGCCGGCCTGGTACTGGACCGTGTTCTGGTCCTCGACCATGACCTGGGCCAGGCAGAACTGGAGCTGGCCGCGCGCTTCCTCAACGAGAACTTCCACGGCTGGTCCATGGAGCGCATCCGGGCCGAGCTGGTCCGACGCATGGAACAGGAACGGAACGAGTACGACCGACTGATGCGCTCTCTTGGCGAACTTTACCGTAAGGGCGCCTTGCATACCGATGCCAGCGGGCAGAGCCTTTTTGTCGAGGGCGTGGCCAATCTGCTGGCCAGCGAACTGGACCGCGAACGCCTGCAGCAGTTGCTGCGCGCCCTGGAAACCAGGCAGCGGGTCGTCGAGTTGCTGAATGCCTACGTAGACGCCCGCCAGCAGACCGTCCGCGTCGTGGTGGGGCTCGAAGAGACCCTACCGGAAATGCAGGACTTGGTGCTCATTGGCGCACCTGCGCGGCTGGATGGAAGCCACTTCGGCGCCGTTGCTGTGATTGGTCCGACCCGCATGCGCTATCAGGAGACGATCAACGCCGTCTCCTATATCGCCCAGCTTTCAGACAGGATCTTCCAGCCTCCGCAGTAG
- a CDS encoding DUF6580 family putative transport protein yields MAAYLLVLFAIVSRYVVASHHDWLNFTAIGGSLLFFGARRPLGQMVLPLAALMVTDYFMTVSYYSYPFHAQDYLVTWAWYAAVMVLGRLLLHHRVSAGRVAAAVVLSSTTFFLASNFAAWSMLQGLYPRSFGGLMTAYGAGLPFYRNDLLSTALVTGLAFGLPALAHRWSALHSAEGRHVA; encoded by the coding sequence ATGGCTGCCTATCTTCTGGTTTTATTTGCGATTGTGAGCCGTTATGTGGTGGCGTCGCACCATGACTGGCTGAACTTTACTGCTATTGGCGGGTCGCTGCTGTTTTTCGGCGCGCGACGTCCGCTGGGACAGATGGTCCTTCCCCTGGCTGCTTTGATGGTGACCGACTATTTCATGACCGTCTCCTATTACAGCTATCCCTTCCATGCACAGGACTATCTGGTGACCTGGGCGTGGTATGCGGCGGTGATGGTCCTGGGACGCCTGCTGCTGCACCACCGGGTCTCCGCCGGAAGGGTAGCGGCGGCGGTGGTCCTTTCCTCGACGACCTTTTTTCTGGCCAGCAACTTTGCGGCATGGTCCATGCTGCAAGGGCTGTACCCGCGCAGCTTTGGCGGTCTGATGACGGCCTATGGCGCTGGACTGCCTTTCTACCGGAATGATCTGCTTTCGACCGCTTTGGTGACCGGACTCGCTTTTGGCCTGCCCGCGCTGGCGCACCGCTGGTCCGCCCTCCACTCGGCCGAAGGGCGGCACGTGGCCTGA
- a CDS encoding putative quinol monooxygenase, whose protein sequence is MVSFTVRMRFAEKDREKISEVLKELAPASRQEPGCITYIPHWVDGEACTVLIYEQYKDEAALEAHRATPHFQQYAIGGLYQMMLERSVENLVAVI, encoded by the coding sequence ATGGTCAGCTTTACCGTTCGCATGCGTTTTGCAGAAAAAGACCGCGAGAAGATCAGTGAGGTCCTTAAGGAGCTGGCCCCTGCTTCCCGCCAGGAGCCGGGCTGCATCACATACATTCCACACTGGGTGGACGGCGAGGCCTGCACAGTGCTTATCTACGAACAGTACAAGGACGAGGCCGCTTTGGAGGCGCACCGTGCGACCCCTCACTTCCAGCAATATGCAATTGGCGGCCTGTACCAGATGATGCTGGAGCGCTCGGTAGAAAACCTGGTTGCGGTCATCTGA
- a CDS encoding PLP-dependent cysteine synthase family protein produces MMATMTQSLGATLLDRIGNTPLLRLERITAHLSGVQVLGKAEWANPGGSVKDRAASSIVTAAIRQGRLGQGQHLLDATSGNTGIAYAMLGAAMGFPVTLCVPANVSPERKRILKAYGANVVWTDPGDGSDGAIRKAREMAASEPEKYYYADQYGNDANWQAHYRTTAIEIWEQTAGQLTHFVAGLGTSGTFVGTTRRLKELNPAVQCISMQPDSPFHGLEGLKHMATAIVPKIYDASLADRDLEMPTETAYRMAKRLARTEGLLVGVSAAGAVAAALQIAEEEAARGREAMIVTILPDSADKYLSERFWEEE; encoded by the coding sequence ATGATGGCAACCATGACACAATCGCTGGGGGCGACGCTGCTGGATCGCATCGGGAACACGCCCTTGCTGCGTTTGGAGCGCATTACCGCGCATCTGTCCGGGGTCCAGGTCCTGGGCAAGGCGGAGTGGGCCAATCCGGGCGGCTCTGTGAAGGACCGCGCGGCGTCTTCCATTGTGACGGCGGCCATCAGGCAGGGAAGATTAGGCCAAGGCCAGCACCTGCTGGACGCCACGAGCGGGAACACGGGCATCGCCTATGCCATGTTGGGCGCGGCGATGGGCTTTCCGGTGACGCTCTGCGTGCCCGCGAATGTGTCCCCGGAACGCAAGCGCATTCTGAAGGCCTATGGTGCAAACGTGGTCTGGACCGATCCTGGCGACGGCTCTGACGGTGCCATTCGCAAGGCGCGGGAGATGGCGGCCTCGGAGCCGGAAAAGTATTACTATGCCGACCAGTATGGCAATGACGCCAACTGGCAGGCGCACTATCGCACGACGGCCATTGAAATCTGGGAGCAGACGGCCGGACAGCTCACGCATTTTGTGGCCGGGTTGGGCACCAGCGGCACATTTGTCGGAACCACGCGGCGTCTGAAAGAATTGAATCCAGCAGTACAGTGCATCTCCATGCAGCCCGATTCGCCGTTTCATGGCCTGGAAGGGCTGAAGCACATGGCGACGGCGATTGTCCCGAAGATTTACGACGCATCGCTGGCCGACCGTGACCTGGAAATGCCGACCGAGACCGCTTACCGCATGGCCAAGCGGCTGGCGCGGACCGAGGGCCTGCTGGTGGGCGTATCGGCAGCCGGAGCGGTGGCTGCAGCGCTGCAAATTGCAGAAGAAGAGGCGGCCCGAGGCCGCGAGGCGATGATCGTGACCATCCTGCCGGATTCGGCAGACAAGTATCTCAGCGAACGCTTCTGGGAGGAAGAGTAA
- a CDS encoding Mov34/MPN/PAD-1 family protein has translation MLKLSGPIYNALRKHGEETYPHECCGVLLGRSHEGVNEVVEAVRAGNTRTDSAHNRYSIAPQELVRIQRQGRERGLDIVGFYHSHPDHPAQWSATDFAEAHWLGCSYVITAVEKGIAKQTNSFLLTGTTEENKSFEDEVIQVEELVAERC, from the coding sequence ATGCTGAAGCTCAGCGGACCAATCTACAACGCACTGCGGAAACATGGTGAAGAAACCTATCCGCATGAGTGTTGCGGTGTGCTGCTGGGCCGCTCCCATGAGGGCGTCAATGAGGTGGTGGAGGCCGTCCGGGCCGGCAATACCCGCACCGATTCGGCGCACAACCGCTACAGCATCGCCCCGCAGGAGCTGGTGCGCATCCAGCGGCAGGGGCGCGAGCGCGGTCTGGACATCGTAGGCTTCTACCACTCGCACCCGGACCATCCGGCGCAGTGGTCAGCGACAGACTTTGCGGAAGCCCACTGGCTCGGCTGCTCCTATGTGATTACTGCAGTCGAGAAAGGCATTGCAAAACAGACCAACTCGTTCCTGTTAACGGGAACGACCGAGGAAAACAAGTCCTTTGAGGACGAGGTCATTCAGGTAGAGGAACTGGTAGCGGAACGATGTTGA
- a CDS encoding ubiquitin-like small modifier protein 1 — protein sequence MKIFIPTPLRAYVNKQDAVQVDAKTVGEALQVLTEQHPDLKKHLYSDEGKLRAFVNVYLNDEDVRYLPEKEATSVKEEDSLSIIPSIAGGY from the coding sequence ATGAAGATTTTCATACCTACCCCATTGCGCGCCTATGTGAACAAGCAGGATGCTGTGCAGGTGGATGCAAAGACCGTTGGTGAGGCGCTGCAGGTGCTTACTGAGCAGCATCCCGACCTGAAGAAGCACCTCTACTCGGACGAAGGCAAACTGCGGGCCTTTGTCAACGTGTATCTGAATGACGAAGATGTGCGGTATCTGCCCGAGAAAGAAGCCACCAGCGTAAAGGAAGAAGATTCGCTTTCGATCATCCCTTCCATCGCAGGCGGGTACTAG
- the moeB gene encoding molybdopterin-synthase adenylyltransferase MoeB → MPTCTEETVAQPQLTNEEIARYSRHLILPEVGLEGQKKLKAAKVLCVGTGGLGAPLAYYLAAAGIGTLGLVDFDKVDESNLQRQIIHSTKDVGRPKIDSAAEKLQALNPYLKIVKHETMLTSANALEIIKDYDIVADGTDNFPTRYLVNDACVLSGKPNAYASIFRFEGQASVFATEEGPCYRCLYPEPPPPGLVPSCAEGGVLGILPGLLGVIQATEVIKLVLGKGEPLIGRLLLVDALGMKFRELKLRKNPDCPVCGTHPTVKKLIDYQQFCGIVPEEEVKAAPVQNGIPQITPKELKQRLDAGENIFVLDVREPHEYQIVNIGASLIPLGELPNRISELDPNREIVVHCKSGGRSQKAAEFLQKSGFKNVSNLAGGITAWANDVDPKLPKY, encoded by the coding sequence ATGCCAACATGCACAGAAGAAACGGTGGCCCAGCCACAGCTTACAAATGAAGAAATCGCCCGCTATTCGCGGCACCTGATTCTGCCCGAAGTCGGCCTGGAAGGGCAGAAAAAGCTGAAGGCGGCAAAGGTCCTCTGCGTCGGTACCGGCGGACTCGGCGCGCCGCTTGCCTACTATCTTGCCGCAGCCGGCATCGGGACGCTTGGTCTGGTGGACTTTGACAAAGTGGATGAGAGCAATCTTCAGCGCCAGATCATCCACAGCACCAAAGATGTGGGCCGCCCCAAGATTGACTCGGCGGCAGAAAAGCTCCAGGCGCTGAATCCGTATCTGAAGATTGTGAAGCATGAGACGATGCTCACCAGCGCCAACGCACTTGAGATTATCAAGGACTACGACATCGTTGCCGATGGCACCGACAACTTCCCCACGCGCTACCTGGTCAATGACGCCTGCGTGCTCAGCGGCAAACCCAATGCGTACGCCTCGATCTTCCGCTTTGAAGGGCAGGCCAGTGTCTTTGCCACCGAAGAGGGCCCGTGCTACCGCTGCCTTTATCCTGAGCCGCCACCACCAGGACTTGTTCCCTCCTGCGCAGAGGGCGGTGTGCTCGGTATTCTGCCCGGGCTGCTTGGGGTGATTCAGGCAACGGAGGTCATCAAGCTGGTCCTCGGCAAGGGTGAGCCACTCATTGGCCGCCTGCTGCTGGTCGATGCACTGGGAATGAAGTTCCGCGAACTGAAGCTGCGCAAAAATCCAGACTGCCCAGTCTGCGGAACGCATCCGACTGTGAAAAAATTAATTGATTACCAGCAATTCTGCGGGATTGTTCCCGAAGAAGAAGTGAAGGCGGCACCTGTGCAAAACGGCATTCCACAAATTACACCCAAAGAATTGAAGCAGCGTCTCGACGCGGGAGAGAACATCTTTGTCCTCGACGTGCGTGAGCCGCATGAATACCAGATTGTGAACATCGGCGCCTCCCTGATTCCGTTGGGCGAGCTACCGAACCGCATCAGTGAACTTGACCCCAACCGCGAGATCGTTGTCCATTGCAAGTCGGGTGGACGCAGCCAGAAGGCGGCCGAGTTCCTGCAGAAGAGCGGATTTAAAAACGTGTCCAACCTGGCCGGCGGCATCACTGCGTGGGCCAATGATGTAGATCCCAAGCTGCCAAAATATTAA